From the genome of Ooceraea biroi isolate clonal line C1 chromosome 10, Obir_v5.4, whole genome shotgun sequence:
TAATAGCGattattatgcaatttttatggaataaataaacattctTACTTACGCAATATACATTAATAGTTAAAGATGCCACACCGAGGAAAAGCAgacaaaaatacaatattataaaggtATCTGCCATAAATTCAAAAAACCTTTAACAATAAGAGCATGTGTTACGCAAACGTTTAACATTAAAAGCTCCGGtgattttttatatgaaataaataaatacatgacGAAAAATATCGTAAGAATATTATCAGACACACTTAAGCTTGAACTGTatgaataacatttaaattctGAATTATGCCATTAGAAAATACCGACATGATGGCTCGTCTGTGAATATCAATGGCACTGATTAATCTGGCGCAAGTTACGCAACGTCTTTCGGAGATCAAATTACCTTTCTCGTAACTATCCAGAGCATGTTCGATGCGATAGCTAAAATagcagaattttttaataaaaaaaagttcgTCAAATATTGAATGCATCAGGATGCTTTAATAATGCTATCGTTTTTCAACTGAAATTTCAATAATGTCGATTAAGTCTAAACattcttttttctaaataaaataaaaacctgcataaaatatattaaagcaaaAAAATTGTGTTAAGTTACTTTAGTTAAATTCTGGTCTTTCGTTAATAATTTCAGtgctgaaatgaaaaattttgaatGCAGAGGACCTTTGTGTTAATTTTGAATGTTTTAGTTTATCCTTACCTAGCTATCTGAAACATTCCGCACACATGCTGTATATACGATATGTATGTGGATGTAGTAGACATAAGTGTGatttgaaatatgaaaaagcacacatttacatgtaaagcaataaaataaaaatacttttcgttATCAACGAAATATTCGGCCAGAATTATCATTTGGTGTGAACGAGATTGATTAAGCGGCTCCACTATATCGAGAAAATCCGGTACAAAATGtccaaaagtaataaataatggcACGATATAAGCGATtactgttaataataattattaagataagAGATTATAGTGTACAAACATAAAGACGAACACGAATACAACGATAATGTAactattaatacaataattaattaaattatagcaCACGTGTGGAATttcaaaaaaacatttttatatatattttttaatatcttaatataacaaaattccTTACATGCAAACAACTGTGCATAGGTTGCCCCTATATACGTATAtctatgtattattttatattccataCTATTTGTTAACGTGTTCCAATCATATTTTATCATGTCCATTATCTTTTTCATCTGCGATGAtggaaaatgtatattatttctatgtataatatatgtataatttttatttagattactatattttattatttcaaatatataaatacggtATTATAACTTCTTAAAAGCTTAACGAGACAGCTTACAGATAAATcgtacaatattaaaaatattacaacatcCTTATAATCGTATCACTTACTGATTCACTTTTCACGCAAAATGCAACATACTTCAAAATGACGATCAAGTAAGGAATTGTAAATGATAGAACTTCAAGAAGAAGATCCAAATTGTATTCGAACGTGACAAACGTGAGTAACTACAAGTTGCTCATAAAATATGATCTCACAttagaaaaaataacaaaatagaaATGAAACAATCCGTACTTATCGAGTTAGCTTCTTATTAAtcggatattataaaaatgttgaataGTACCTGGCTTAGTACGCAAGTTACAAAACATACTAGGCAACAAAATCTTTAAATGCGTATGGACCATCGACCGTTTTGATATGGCCACAGTCCGATGGATGATAGCATCAGCCGATTAGTCGTATAATATCGACTACCATCGAAGTCCATATCTACGACGCAACTGAGAGCATATTTTTAACCGCAACCAAGAGGTGAATAGAGCGTTTCATGATTATTACACTCATTACATTATGCATGACATTATTACCAGGAGacaaaaaaaatggaaaaaatagcTTATAAAGAAGAAACTGCTTATTCTATACGCATATAGGAAAATGCGCTACAAAGATAACATAATTGACTAAATTACTGTTATAAGTTGCATTTGGAATTAAtctttatattacaaaattgctgttattttttgcattAGTAATAAACGTAACTGCATGGCGTGAAATATTACGCTTTGCCATTTGATTACACGCTTTTGCAGATTGTTTGACGGGCATAGGGCACTATAGATACTTCCGAAGAGcgaataaaattgaagaaatgttAGAAGAAGAATAATTAGATGTACACATCTAATACatgtaaaatgttatattttgttaagAGTTAAGTTTTTATCTAGAGaaattaatagttttaatGTGAATATATGCATACAAGATTTCCTAGTTTATTGAATTTACCAAAGTAAGTATAGTGATTCCAGAAAATGATTGATCAAATATTGGgacttgtaattatttttcgagaaaataaCCTTTTATTTGAGTGCATTGCTTGAACGctcatagaaataaataaaaccacAAATCTATGCTTGTAAATTCTATACTTCAATATTCTCTTATAGTCCTGTACTTGtagaaatacttttataaaagcACATTATGCCATTTGTattgtgtaatataaataatataacatattttatataattataattatataatattacatattttgtgTAATATACTATACATATCTTCTGCAGGTGTACCGAactattaacattaaaatgtaataatatattttaaaaacttttatcaaACCTGAAGAAATCTTTTGAGTATTATGATTATCAATAGTatacaaaattgttatttctttGAAATAAATGATCAAAGAAAACTGTATTATGGAAACTGTGGCAGATATCTTAAccgttgttttttttatatgaaaatgatattattcgCAAAATTTGTCcacaaattgaaaagaatctGTTTAAAATCTAGTTCAAAATTAGTTTATAACAAGCAACGTGCGAGCTTCTAACGTCATCACTATCGTGTTTTCTTCCGTAAACTTGACTGCGTCACGATCGCATTGAATGTAACACCGTAAAATAAGACATTGCCAAGCTAacaatctgaaaaataattttcgttatATTGATTCCGTTCTGCCGCGAAAATACTTGTAAAAAAGCTGTTACCGAAGCAAAACCATCCATCGATGCGATTACTACACCGCTAAATACACTGAAATTGCATGCCTTTGATGatctttgtaatataaaaagtaataatttctgAGAATGTAAAGGAGCCATGTACCATCGCGCGCTgtatctatataaataatattaatacttgaatattaatttatttattacttgttCCCATTTATCAATAGAAATAATTGCTTtgagaaaaacatatttttattctcggATGGTACTCACGTCGCTTCATAAACGGTTTCACTGTGATCTAAAAGAATTTGCCCAAAATAATTCACCCAGAacacatataaaaaatgagtAAAAACATACATAGCAGAAACAAATATGTCGTTAGATATATGCAGCTCGATTGCTTGAAACAACTGAAAAAAAACTGAAGTTTGTATTTCCCGAACGAAACACGTACACGCAGATGATACTCATTGTGTCCAACGTATTGcactcttctttttatatgcatCATTAAGGGTTAAGACACAAATAAATTGCGCTTTTGAATTTAGTTTTCCTTCGTTTGACGTTTACTTCATCATACGGATatcaaaagaaattatgtgTAGCATGATATTGTTAACACATTCGCAACCGGCTAATCTGACGCGGCGGTTCTGACGCGAGAGTCTTAGCCACCTGCAATTTTCAAAACTCTATAGCTGAACGGCGCAAAGTTCTGCTATTAAAAGTGGgaatgaatataaaaagtattgctTTATCATATCATAACCACTTGTTTAACATTCAAAAATTTTAGATGTTAGAAATGCaagttgaaaaaaattgaaaatttgtaaatatggaaatattaaaattgaaagagcTGAAGatgtaataacaaataataaagttCTAGTCATTGTAAAACTCGCACATGACTCGttgtaaatatgaaaaaagacATCATAGAATTATGTCAACCAGTTATAGATTTTGAAATGACGTAGAACTATGTTACCAGTCgcgaatgtgttaaatataagtaatatccttatattattacacgtttatgtaatatctatttctatgtataaaactctcctctctctctctctctctctctctctctctctctctctgtcgtcCTAATTAAAGTTTTGGAAAATTAGAGAATTGCAAACACAAATACTCACTCGCACCATATTAATGGTCATAGATATCACACCAGCTATTGCGAGAAGCAGATAGGATAAAGCGAAAGAGGAATTAATAAAGTCCATGAATCTTTAACATTAAGAATGTGTAATGACGTCCATCCAAATCAAAATTACTCATCATTAAATACACACGAGAATGTTTATTCGATAAATGacataagaataaaaaaattacatactGTAAAGATCGTTCATGGATTTTTACGGCATGTACTATCTTTGCGTGAATAATAGATTTGTTTGTACAGTCGTCAAATGCGTGAGATATGCGGTAACTGTAAATATCCAAATGTTACAATTGATGGTAAATATCTAAAAGTGCCAACGAAAATTCAAGTCTTTTTGatagaaattaacaaaattgttataaaactaaaatggatgaacatttttagaaggcaagtttttattaaaaagctaTAAAAAAAGCTTTACTGAACAGAACTGAGTAGAATTGAATGTATGAGGGAGGGATTCCCTCTGCCATTATTCGAAGTGAATAGCTTCTCAAGAACTATTTACcatttaatatcatttaatatttaagaaaatatcatGCATATATGTCAAAGAATGATTTCGTAATGATTCGGAAAAGTATGTTGAAACGAAAATTCGGCTATATAATCAGGGATCATATGTTTTGTCTGTCCATATTGTGGTGACTGAGCATACCACGCGAGAGATAAGCGATAACAATAGATATTCAATAGATGTTCAGTAGATATTCTGGACCACTGATACCTGTTTATAAACAAGAATAAACGCTTTATCAAATGTACATAGTCAGAAAATTACATCCTCTTCAGTAAACTTTTttcgttaataactttttaataaatatttgtctcTCTCTAAAACCttttatttcagttttataataattttgttaattgctATCAACTTGAGCGTTCATTGCAGTGGCACTTTTAGATATTTACCTAATCGATTATCTCAGAAGCGCAATGTATTTGAACGGTTGTTTACCTTGCAATCGCGAACAATCCGCAAGCATGCAATATAAACATCATAAACATCGTTTCGGTAGCTATGAATGTGGTCATACCTATCAGAGCAATTAATGCAAAATCagatactataaaataaaaaaattgttgctGATCAAGAAAGCAATCTACTGGAGTGGGTAATTCTCGTAGACGGGGTTCCTCTAATGGTGCCACAAAATTCAAGATATCTGGTATGcataacgaaaaaataaacaTCGACGTAGTTATGTACATGAATACTGAAAtcaataaaaagcattttattccGCACATGAATTCATCAAATTTATATCGTGTacgaatatttcatttatatgttCGATTAACTGcattaatttatgcaaaataacATATGCACAAAATGAACGGATGGTCCAAGAGTAATGTAAATGTTATCTTACTAACACGCGGAATAAATAGTATAGAATTTTCCTTTACTGgcgtatttttgtattatttcaaGCTCTCGACTGTCTGTTATCGCAATacaatcataattaatttgttccAGTAACAACTTCAcctgtaataaaaaatcgtgATTAAAAGTCCGTATCTTTCTTTATGATCAATGATTAACAGAAAATCCATTAAATGCTCCGcaagtgaaataatatttattaacaacttttcattcatgttcactatcaTAACGTTAAATCACCAGATTTTATATTCACGATTGAGATTGAAAGAAGAAtgcatatttgtatattatttttcctttttcaagTAATCGTacacattttcgaaacttacGTTTGCGAAATTCAAGTAAACAGCATTATGCTTTATAATATAGAGGAATAGTAGAGGATTCAAAGACATCAATTCGATGAACAGTTGTATGTTATACTGACGCGTAATAAAAGTCGTATACTGTAAACGAAgttatttatatgcatatatatgacAGCTCACTGATGTGTAGAAGTCAATATGTggaaatcttaatttttaattatgttatatcaGATTCATAAAATACATTGTGTTTGTGACAATACGAAATTAATATGCGCTACAGAATAATCCATACCGTTACCTGAAATACTATACCATGTACGTAAAGGGACAACGCGAATATCCATATGACTTTCCTATATCTCGAACTCTGAGAGGGCCAGAGACCAAGTGAGGCCAACAGACGTCGAGTATATCCGTAAAATTGATCGTCGTACACGTCCATTTTCGCGAGACGCTACAGTACTTCTACGTGCGTGAACGCGACGCATCCTCGCTCCTTTCTTTTCtcacttttatttcattcagcaatttcacgtcattttttcatattccCGCACGAAGATAATAGCCGATATTATCAAGCAATCGATGAaacattttccaaattatacGCGTAATTCAGTCAGCGTGGAAAATATACGCCAActaaattatatgttattatggGCGACATTATATCTATCATGTATTATTACAGGCCATATAACATCTCCATCTATCTCTATGCCTATCAATTGCATCTATGAGGcgtaatctatatatttttatgcagaTATTACGCGGGCGCACGTTAGGTGTCCGCATTATGTATCATTCTTATTTAAACCGCCGACCGTTCACGGATCATCCTTAGAATGGAAAATTGCGTTTATTTACTATACTATCGTTCTGTGCTGTTATGCCATCGCTCTTACGCTCATTAAGTATcgcaaatttttaatacacttttattttattgagaatGCTGTACtcacattttaaataacatttataattacatttacgtcatcataaatgcatttttatgtACGAACGGAGTATATAACCATACAATAGGACAATGACATACTAATAagctgaaataaaacattttttcacgtTTGGATATTATAGCAgtctttattataattaatgtaaaaaatacatgtaatTCCCCCGTATGTTGCATCTCATAAAATTTAGTCTTAAATGTCCtatgtttatattaaaaaaagtcaAATACTTAACATAACGTTACCGTGGCAAAACCTTCTAATGACGGAATAAATAAACCACCCACAATAATCGCGGTGCTCTTCATGCTTCGTCGTAGTACCATGAGTAGTAATTTTTGACTATGCAACGGTGCTGTGTACCATTGTGCATTACATCTACATTAATATGTCATAGATCAATCCAAAAATTTGCTCAGATAAATTATTCACGCGTAAGTCTTTATTTCATCTGGCAAgtcatttatttgttataaatatttttaattattctaatgatagttacaaatatatttaatatcatagaTGTATGTTACATATAAGATATGTAACATACACAATCTACTCAGAAGATAAATTTTGTATGCTTTCCAGAATATACTCACATTTGTTGCAAAAGGTATTCGCCATGATCGATCAGATCCTGTCCAAAATAGTTCATccaaaatatataacagaaGTGAGCGTATACGAACAAACCAGATGAAACAGATTCGAATACATTGTCAGCATTAAGTGCCAGAAAAAGCTATAATTCGCATAAGCATAATAACATTGACtcacatttataattttttaatatgtataattcagtgctatttcaaaattatgaaCTCACGCGAAACATATTAACGCTCAGTGATGCCACACCAAATCCggataagataaaataagacGATGAAAACTTATATTGCAtatcatagagaaatcttaaaaaaagtaaattcaataaaaaagataatcacTATGTAGTAAGTTCATAGTAAATTACATGCAACATGTCTGTTCGGCTTCCTTTTACACTCATgaagttatttttaaattattttcttaaatgccattaaaattttatattttatattatattccatACATTACGAGATTGCGAGATTATAGGTGAGATTATAGGAGGTACCATCCCACTTACTTTAAACAGTGCTGATGAATGTTAATAACACTTAACAAATTGGTGCAAACTCT
Proteins encoded in this window:
- the LOC109611415 gene encoding odorant receptor 30a-like; protein product: MKKIMDMIKYDWNTLTNSMEYKIIHRYTYIGATYAQLFALIAYIVPLFITFGHFVPDFLDIVEPLNQSRSHQMIILAEYFVDNEKYFYFIALHVNVCFFIFQITLMSTTSTYISYIQHVCGMFQIASYRIEHALDSYEKGNLISERRCVTCARLISAIDIHRRAIMFFEFMADTFIILYFCLLFLGVASLTINVYCAVITEGIIENFISILSVLIHLFYFFLVNYAGQKVLDHSNIFLSKTYNSKWHMMPLHVQKLILFIMQRSTKDCMLLVGGIYVASLEGLATAMSASLSYFMVIYSTR
- the LOC105286033 gene encoding uncharacterized protein LOC105286033 isoform X1 — encoded protein: MDVYDDQFYGYTRRLLASLGLWPSQSSRYRKVIWIFALSLYVHGIVFQYTTFITRQYNIQLFIELMSLNPLLFLYIIKHNAVYLNFANVKLLLEQINYDCIAITDSRELEIIQKYASKGKFYTIYSALFMYITTSMFIFSLCIPDILNFVAPLEEPRLRELPTPVDCFLDQQQFFYFIVSDFALIALIGMTTFIATETMFMMFILHACGLFAIASYRISHAFDDCTNKSIIHAKIVHAVKIHERSLQFMDFINSSFALSYLLLAIAGVISMTINMVRLFQAIELHISNDIFVSAMYVFTHFLYVFWVNYFGQILLDHSETVYEATYSARWYMAPLHSQKLLLFILQRSSKACNFSVFSGVVIASMDGFASIVSLAMSYFTVLHSMRS
- the LOC105286033 gene encoding uncharacterized protein LOC105286033 isoform X2, whose product is MDVYDDQFYGYTRRLLASLGLWPSQSSRYRKVIWIFALSLYVHGIVFQYTTFITRQYNIQLFIELMSLNPLLFLYIIKHNAVYLNFANVKLLLEQINYDCIAITDSRELEIIQKYASKGKFYTIYSALFMYITTSMFIFSLCIPDILNFVAPLEEPRLRELPTPVDCFLDQQQFFYFIVSDFALIALIGMTTFIATETMFMMFILHACGLFAIASYRISHAFDDCTNKSIIHAKIVHAVKIHERSLQFMDFINSSFALSYLLLAIAGVISMTINMVRLFQAIELHISNDIFVSAMYVFTHFLYVFWVNYFGQILLDHSETVYEATINIIYIDTARDGTWLLYILRNYYFLYYKDHQRHAISVYLAV
- the LOC105286033 gene encoding uncharacterized protein LOC105286033 isoform X3, which gives rise to MDVYDDQFYGYTRRLLASLGLWPSQSSRYRKVIWIFALSLYVHGIVFQYTTFITRQYNIQLFIELMSLNPLLFLYIIKHNAVYLNFANVKLLLEQINYDCIAITDSRELEIIQKYASKGKFYTIYSALFMYITTSMFIFSLCIPDILNFVAPLEEPRLRELPTPVDCFLDQQQFFYFIVSDFALIALIGMTTFIATETMFMMFILHACGLFAIASYRISHAFDDCTNKSIIHAKIVHAVKIHERSLQFMDFINSSFALSYLLLAIAGVISMTINMVRITVKPFMKRHTARDGTWLLYILRNYYFLYYKDHQRHAISVYLAV
- the LOC105286033 gene encoding uncharacterized protein LOC105286033 isoform X5 produces the protein MDVYDDQFYGYTRRLLASLGLWPSQSSRYRKVIWIFALSLYVHGIVFQYTTFITRQYNIQLFIELMSLNPLLFLYIIKHNAVYLNFANVKLLLEQINYDCIAITDSRELEIIQKYASKGKFYTIYSALFMYITTSMFIFSLCIPDILNFVAPLEEPRLRELPTPVDCFLDQQQFFYFIVSDFALIALIGMTTFIATETMFMMFILHACGLFAIASYRISHAFDDCTNKSIIHAKIVHAVKIHERSLQFMDFINSSFALSYLLLAIAGVISMTINMVRITVKPFMKRLLILFI
- the LOC105286033 gene encoding uncharacterized protein LOC105286033 isoform X4, whose amino-acid sequence is MDVYDDQFYGYTRRLLASLGLWPSQSSRYRKVIWIFALSLYVHGIVFQYTTFITRQYNIQLFIELMSLNPLLFLYIIKHNAVYLNFANVKLLLEQINYDCIAITDSRELEIIQKYASKGKFYTIYSALFMYITTSMFIFSLCIPDILNFVAPLEEPRLRELPTPVDCFLDQQQFFYFIVSDFALIALIGMTTFIATETMFMMFILHACGLFAIASYRISHAFDDCTNKSIIHAKIVHAVKIHERSLQFMDFINSSFALSYLLLAIAGVISMTINMVRVAKTLASEPPRQISRLRMC